A window of Haliscomenobacter hydrossis DSM 1100 contains these coding sequences:
- a CDS encoding DUF1990 family protein has product MNPSFTLPTESALNNHWKTQESSPFAYPEVGASAQEFPHGYDHDRASTLLGFGDPVFEAAARALRQWAMFPPDWTQIYPHDAPIAAGKEVLVLFRLFGLWWWRNSSRIVYLIDEPARFGFAYGTLPAHIEKGEEIFMVELRDDGSVWYSIQAFSRPNRWYVWLGYPFARAFQRKFRRDSLAAMEGKVKSETLKVKDHSSFVIRPY; this is encoded by the coding sequence ATGAATCCCTCATTTACACTCCCGACTGAATCAGCACTAAATAATCACTGGAAAACCCAAGAATCCAGTCCATTTGCTTACCCTGAAGTTGGCGCTTCGGCTCAAGAATTCCCGCATGGTTATGACCACGACCGCGCGTCTACGCTGCTGGGTTTTGGCGATCCTGTTTTTGAAGCTGCAGCCCGCGCCTTGCGCCAATGGGCGATGTTTCCTCCAGACTGGACGCAAATTTACCCCCACGATGCCCCTATTGCAGCGGGCAAAGAAGTCTTGGTATTGTTCCGCTTGTTTGGCTTATGGTGGTGGCGCAACAGTTCACGTATTGTTTACCTGATTGACGAGCCTGCTCGCTTCGGTTTTGCGTATGGCACCTTGCCTGCACACATTGAAAAAGGAGAAGAGATTTTTATGGTAGAATTGCGGGACGATGGCAGTGTGTGGTACTCGATCCAGGCTTTTTCACGACCCAATCGCTGGTATGTGTGGTTGGGGTATCCTTTCGCCAGGGCTTTTCAACGGAAATTTAGGCGAGATTCTTTGGCCGCAATGGAGGGGAAAGTGAAAAGTGAAACACTAAAAGTGAAAGATCACTCGTCATTCGTTATTCGTCCTTATTGA
- a CDS encoding aspartate aminotransferase family protein, whose translation MNPRQLFLQHLAPTSPSPLMLEIERAEGMYLYDPAGKAYLDLIAGISVSNLGHRHPRVLAAIQAQLDRYLHTLVYGEYVLDPQVQLAKLLADNLPDSLESVYFVNSGTEATEGAMKLAKRYTGRAEIVACKRAYHGSTQGAASLMWPKEFTQPYHPLLPGIRHIEFNCTWCLKEITENTAAVIVETVQAEWGVRPPVDGYLQKLRERCTEVGALLILDEIQVGFGRTGSLFAFEQYGIVPDVLLLAKGMGGGMPIGAFVSSRAIMQVLSENPILGHITTFGGHPVCCAAALANLQTLLDTPYIAEVKAKEALFHQLLQHPKIREVRSAGLLMAMDLGSFDAVLRVIHDCLAQGLISDWFLFNTESMRIAPPLIITEKEIAWACGVILAALDAL comes from the coding sequence ATGAACCCACGACAACTTTTCCTCCAACACCTTGCTCCTACCAGTCCTAGCCCCTTGATGCTGGAAATTGAACGGGCCGAAGGCATGTACTTGTACGACCCTGCGGGCAAAGCTTACCTCGATCTGATTGCGGGCATCAGCGTCAGCAATCTGGGGCATCGGCACCCTCGGGTATTGGCCGCAATCCAGGCGCAACTGGATCGCTATCTGCACACCTTGGTTTACGGAGAATACGTGCTTGACCCTCAAGTGCAACTCGCCAAACTCCTGGCCGATAATTTACCCGATTCACTGGAGTCGGTCTATTTTGTCAATTCGGGCACTGAGGCCACCGAAGGAGCCATGAAGCTCGCCAAACGTTACACTGGCCGTGCCGAAATTGTGGCCTGCAAACGGGCTTACCACGGCAGTACCCAAGGTGCCGCCAGCTTGATGTGGCCCAAAGAATTTACCCAGCCTTACCATCCGCTCCTGCCGGGCATTCGGCACATCGAATTCAACTGTACCTGGTGTTTGAAGGAAATCACCGAAAATACTGCTGCGGTCATTGTCGAAACGGTGCAGGCTGAATGGGGCGTGCGCCCGCCTGTTGATGGCTACCTCCAAAAGCTGCGCGAACGCTGCACTGAGGTTGGTGCTTTATTGATTTTGGATGAGATTCAGGTGGGTTTTGGGCGCACCGGCAGCCTGTTTGCTTTTGAACAATACGGCATCGTGCCGGATGTGCTGCTTTTGGCCAAAGGAATGGGCGGCGGCATGCCGATTGGAGCATTTGTGTCCTCCAGGGCCATCATGCAGGTGCTGTCGGAAAATCCCATCCTGGGGCACATCACCACTTTTGGCGGGCATCCGGTGTGTTGTGCGGCCGCGCTAGCCAATTTGCAAACCTTGCTGGATACGCCTTACATCGCGGAAGTGAAGGCCAAGGAAGCCTTGTTTCATCAATTGTTGCAACACCCCAAAATTCGCGAAGTGCGCAGTGCAGGCCTGTTGATGGCGATGGATTTGGGATCCTTTGATGCCGTGCTGAGGGTCATTCATGATTGTTTGGCTCAAGGGCTGATCAGTGATTGGTTTTTGTTCAATACAGAGTCTATGAGGATTGCGCCACCATTGATCATTACGGAGAAAGAAATTGCATGGGCTTGTGGGGTGATTTTGGCGGCTTTGGATGCACTTTGA
- a CDS encoding glycoside hydrolase family 25 protein, with protein sequence MKQVMLLVCILISTLLFYLKGPSSWSGEYAIRGIDVSHYQSAIDWSKVASQQLDFVFVKATEGVTLNDKLFCDNWEAIKEEGLRRGAYHFYRANVSPEQQALNFIRNVKMEAGDLPPVLDVETLDGAGKIQLLAGMYTWLYMVEIAYGVKPVIYTNQKFYNTYLSGQFAEYPLWIARYNGTRQPRLADGREWKFWQRRDTGKLAGIEGAVDMNVFQGTKKELEAMCMPDLMSRP encoded by the coding sequence ATGAAACAAGTAATGTTACTGGTGTGCATTTTGATCTCCACTCTACTTTTCTACCTCAAAGGACCCTCGTCCTGGTCGGGAGAGTATGCCATTCGTGGCATCGATGTATCTCACTATCAATCAGCTATCGATTGGAGTAAGGTTGCCAGTCAACAATTGGACTTTGTTTTTGTAAAAGCCACCGAAGGAGTTACCCTCAACGATAAATTGTTTTGTGACAACTGGGAAGCCATCAAAGAAGAAGGGCTGCGCCGGGGTGCCTACCATTTTTACCGAGCCAACGTATCCCCCGAACAACAAGCCTTGAATTTCATCCGCAACGTCAAAATGGAAGCGGGCGATTTACCACCGGTACTTGACGTAGAAACGCTGGATGGCGCGGGCAAAATTCAGCTGCTGGCCGGAATGTATACCTGGTTGTACATGGTCGAAATCGCTTACGGCGTCAAACCCGTCATTTATACCAATCAAAAATTCTACAATACCTACCTTTCCGGGCAGTTTGCTGAGTATCCATTGTGGATAGCCCGTTACAATGGCACGCGCCAACCCCGCCTGGCCGACGGCCGGGAATGGAAATTTTGGCAACGCCGCGATACCGGAAAACTCGCTGGCATCGAAGGCGCAGTGGACATGAATGTTTTTCAGGGTACGAAAAAAGAGCTGGAGGCTATGTGTATGCCGGACTTGATGAGCCGCCCTTAG
- a CDS encoding PQQ-dependent sugar dehydrogenase, whose product MKPFRSILCFCLLVFVFFACGPFNPPSPKIFNNTPASKLPLSQIKLPEGFKIEVYAENVKNARSMCLSPKGTLFVGTRDKGDVYAIQDTDGDFVADKMFTIATGLNMPNGVALRDGDLYIAEVSRIIKLENIEANLANPPQPVVVYDQYPTEKHHGWKYIAFGPDGKLYVPVGAPCNICESEKDIFASITRLDIETKKVEVVQHGIRNTVGFTWHPENNELWFTDNGRDMMGDDVPACELNHASKDGQHFGYPYCHAGDVPDPEFKGIRPCSDEFTAPVQKLGTHVAPLGVEFYTGKMFPASYKNQILLAEHGSWNRSKKNGYRIMMVTLNNNGQAISYKPFAEGWLNQESQDVWGRPVDLEFLPDGSMLISDDYADVVYRVSYAKK is encoded by the coding sequence ATGAAACCATTCAGATCCATTTTATGCTTTTGTCTCCTGGTGTTTGTATTTTTTGCCTGTGGCCCCTTTAATCCGCCGTCCCCCAAAATCTTCAACAATACTCCTGCTTCAAAATTGCCCTTGAGCCAAATCAAACTACCCGAAGGATTCAAAATAGAAGTGTACGCCGAAAACGTCAAAAATGCCCGCTCTATGTGCCTTTCGCCCAAGGGCACGCTGTTCGTAGGCACTCGTGATAAAGGAGATGTATACGCCATACAAGACACCGATGGCGATTTTGTGGCAGATAAAATGTTCACCATAGCCACTGGCCTCAACATGCCCAATGGGGTAGCCCTGCGCGATGGAGATTTGTACATTGCCGAAGTCAGCCGCATCATCAAATTAGAAAACATTGAAGCCAACCTAGCCAATCCTCCTCAACCCGTGGTGGTGTACGACCAATATCCGACCGAAAAACACCATGGCTGGAAGTACATTGCCTTTGGCCCTGATGGTAAACTATATGTACCCGTTGGTGCCCCCTGCAACATTTGTGAGTCCGAAAAAGACATTTTCGCCTCCATTACCCGCCTGGACATTGAGACCAAAAAGGTAGAGGTGGTACAACACGGCATCCGCAATACAGTGGGTTTTACCTGGCACCCCGAAAACAATGAACTCTGGTTTACCGACAATGGCCGCGATATGATGGGAGATGATGTGCCCGCCTGTGAGTTGAACCACGCTAGTAAAGATGGTCAGCATTTTGGGTATCCGTATTGCCATGCGGGCGACGTACCCGACCCAGAATTTAAGGGAATACGCCCGTGTAGTGATGAATTTACTGCTCCGGTGCAAAAATTGGGCACTCACGTAGCACCACTCGGGGTCGAATTTTACACCGGAAAAATGTTCCCCGCTTCCTACAAAAACCAAATTCTGCTGGCCGAACACGGCTCCTGGAACCGCAGCAAAAAGAATGGCTACCGCATCATGATGGTGACCCTCAACAACAATGGTCAAGCCATCAGCTACAAACCTTTTGCCGAAGGTTGGCTCAATCAGGAATCACAAGACGTGTGGGGAAGACCCGTAGATCTGGAATTTTTGCCGGACGGCTCGATGCTTATATCGGATGATTACGCGGATGTGGTGTATCGGGTGAGTTATGCGAAAAAGTGA
- the dctA gene encoding C4-dicarboxylate transporter DctA: MIKEFIPDPDAEGPVVQHTPPRRFYNNLTFRVLVAISLGVLLGAFFPKTGEAMQPIAKTFINMIKMVIAPIIFLTIVTGIGKVSDIRQFGRIGGKALLYFITVTTLALFIGLVVGNLVKPGAGLDTAHLNKGDVSEYVEMSKEKTWVDHITEIVPPNVLGAFAEGNLLQVLFFSILFGIGIAQIGDSGQNLLKTFDKILQVLFKIMAMIMVLAPLGAFGGMAYTVGKYGLGTLKPLAMLMLTVYITMFLFIFVVLNLICYFSKINLWKLLGFIKEEILIVLGTSSSESVLPRMIEKMERYGASKQAAGLIIPTGYSFNLDGTSIYLSMSVLFIAQVFGVHLSIQEQLYIIGILILTSKGAAGVTGSGFIVLASTLSSFPQIPIEGLGLLVGVDRFMSEARAITNLIGNAVATIVVAKSENEFTPLIHK; encoded by the coding sequence ATGATTAAAGAATTTATCCCCGATCCGGATGCGGAAGGCCCGGTGGTGCAACACACACCACCTAGGCGTTTTTACAACAACCTCACCTTCCGGGTGCTGGTGGCAATTAGCCTCGGGGTCTTGCTGGGTGCCTTTTTTCCAAAAACGGGAGAAGCCATGCAGCCTATCGCCAAGACCTTCATCAACATGATCAAGATGGTGATTGCGCCGATCATCTTCCTCACCATTGTCACGGGGATCGGCAAGGTCAGCGACATTCGGCAATTTGGGCGCATTGGCGGTAAAGCGCTGTTGTACTTCATTACGGTGACTACCCTGGCCTTGTTTATCGGTTTGGTGGTGGGGAACCTCGTTAAGCCCGGCGCTGGTCTGGATACCGCTCATCTCAACAAAGGAGATGTCAGCGAGTACGTTGAAATGAGCAAGGAAAAAACCTGGGTGGACCACATTACCGAAATTGTGCCTCCGAACGTCCTGGGTGCTTTTGCCGAAGGCAACTTGTTGCAAGTGCTGTTTTTTTCCATCCTGTTTGGCATTGGCATCGCCCAAATCGGTGATTCCGGGCAAAACCTGCTCAAAACCTTTGACAAGATTTTACAAGTGCTCTTCAAAATCATGGCCATGATCATGGTGCTCGCTCCGCTGGGGGCATTTGGAGGCATGGCTTATACGGTGGGCAAGTACGGACTGGGTACTTTAAAACCCCTGGCCATGTTGATGCTCACGGTGTACATCACCATGTTCCTGTTCATTTTTGTGGTGTTAAATCTGATCTGCTATTTTTCAAAGATTAATTTGTGGAAATTATTGGGCTTCATCAAAGAAGAAATTTTGATTGTGCTGGGGACTTCCTCCTCAGAGTCTGTTTTGCCCCGCATGATCGAAAAAATGGAGCGTTACGGCGCGTCCAAACAGGCGGCGGGTTTGATCATTCCCACGGGATATTCCTTCAATCTGGATGGCACCAGCATTTACCTGTCGATGTCGGTGCTGTTTATTGCCCAGGTTTTTGGGGTACACCTCAGCATACAAGAGCAGTTGTACATCATTGGTATCCTGATTTTGACCTCTAAAGGTGCCGCCGGAGTCACCGGAAGTGGGTTTATTGTACTGGCTTCTACTTTGTCGTCTTTTCCCCAAATCCCGATTGAAGGTCTGGGCTTGTTGGTGGGTGTAGATCGCTTCATGTCGGAAGCCCGAGCCATTACGAACCTGATTGGCAATGCCGTAGCCACCATCGTAGTGGCCAAAAGTGAAAACGAATTTACGCCCTTGATTCACAAATAA
- a CDS encoding AAA family ATPase, whose product MVSLEQVQNLLAAQGYITEKPIVLSMFLSMRLGKPLLVEGPAGVGKTEIAKVMAKALDTDLIRLQCYEGLDANHALYEWNYQQQLLYLKLEEGLSMDLAEREKNIFSEKFLLKRPLLQAITHHKAPVLLIDEIDRADEEFESFLLEVLSDWQITIPEIGTIHATHRPHVIVTSNRVRELSEALRRRCLYLYIDYPDFEKELQIVRSKVPEIDEKLGQQICAFMRELRQLRLDKVPGVAETLDWAAALANLHIDHLDKETVESTLGIILKDWQDIRHTQMSLTELFEKTGAISKFDAL is encoded by the coding sequence ATGGTTTCTCTTGAACAAGTCCAAAATCTACTCGCTGCACAAGGCTACATCACGGAAAAACCGATTGTACTTTCGATGTTTCTTTCCATGCGTTTGGGCAAACCACTGCTGGTCGAAGGGCCCGCCGGAGTGGGTAAAACGGAGATCGCCAAGGTGATGGCCAAAGCCTTGGATACCGATTTGATCAGGCTGCAGTGCTACGAGGGTCTCGATGCCAATCATGCCCTTTATGAATGGAATTACCAGCAACAGTTGCTTTACCTCAAATTGGAAGAAGGGCTTTCGATGGACCTGGCCGAGCGGGAAAAGAACATCTTCAGCGAGAAATTTTTACTCAAAAGGCCACTTCTGCAAGCCATCACCCACCACAAAGCTCCGGTATTGCTGATCGACGAGATTGACCGGGCTGATGAGGAATTTGAGAGCTTTTTATTGGAGGTGCTTTCCGATTGGCAAATCACTATTCCGGAAATTGGCACCATCCATGCCACCCATCGCCCGCATGTCATCGTGACCAGCAACCGGGTACGGGAGCTATCCGAGGCCTTGCGGCGGCGTTGTTTGTACCTGTACATTGATTATCCCGACTTTGAAAAAGAGCTGCAAATTGTGCGCAGTAAGGTGCCGGAAATAGATGAAAAGCTCGGGCAGCAGATTTGTGCCTTCATGCGGGAGTTGCGCCAATTGCGTCTGGATAAAGTGCCGGGTGTGGCTGAAACCCTTGATTGGGCGGCGGCTTTGGCCAATTTGCACATCGATCATTTGGACAAAGAAACCGTAGAATCCACCCTGGGCATTATCCTCAAAGATTGGCAAGACATCCGCCATACCCAAATGTCCTTGACGGAGCTGTTTGAAAAAACGGGCGCGATTTCGAAATTTGATGCCTTGTAA
- a CDS encoding acyltransferase: protein MHFQHPSAIVDSGAQIGAGTKIWHFCHVMAGAVIGENCSLGQNVFVAEGVILGKNVKVQNNVSLYSGVICADDVFLGPSMVFTNVYNPRSAVNRKGEYRQTWVERGVTIGANATILCGIRIGAYAFIGAGAVVLKDVLPYALWVGNPARHIGWMSEYGERLYFDEQNLALCPGSGEQYRLEHGQVTKI, encoded by the coding sequence ATGCATTTCCAACATCCTAGCGCCATTGTCGATTCAGGTGCCCAAATTGGAGCAGGCACCAAGATTTGGCATTTCTGTCACGTCATGGCTGGTGCGGTAATTGGTGAAAATTGCAGCCTGGGGCAAAATGTTTTTGTGGCCGAGGGAGTGATTTTGGGAAAAAATGTCAAAGTGCAAAACAACGTATCGCTGTATTCGGGGGTCATCTGTGCAGACGATGTTTTCCTGGGGCCATCGATGGTGTTTACCAACGTATACAATCCCCGCAGTGCCGTCAACCGCAAAGGGGAGTACCGCCAAACCTGGGTAGAACGAGGCGTGACCATTGGGGCGAATGCGACCATTTTGTGCGGCATCCGCATTGGTGCCTATGCCTTTATCGGTGCGGGAGCAGTGGTGCTCAAGGATGTCTTGCCCTATGCGCTATGGGTAGGCAATCCAGCCCGGCACATCGGTTGGATGAGCGAATACGGAGAGCGTTTGTATTTCGATGAACAAAACCTGGCACTTTGCCCTGGCTCTGGCGAACAGTACCGTCTGGAGCATGGACAGGTAACAAAAATATGA
- a CDS encoding Gfo/Idh/MocA family oxidoreductase: MKDLNFALIGVAGYVAPRHLRAIKDTENRLIAALDPNDSVGVMDAYFPDAAFLVEFERFDRHLEKLRQNGQKLHYVSICSPNYLHDAHIRFGLRQRADVICEKPLVLNPWNAEALQRNEVETGQRVYTILQLRLHPVIQALKTRMAQQAVQKHEVDLSYITARGNWYYASWKGEMPKSGGIATNIGIHFFDMLIWIFGAVQKSEVHLHRHDRAAGYLELERARVRWFLSIDEKTLPQAVREKGGRTFRSIRIDGEELEFSEGFTDLHTESYREILAGRGFGLDDAAPSIALVHSIREAEVLGLKGEYHPLAALPQGRHPFK, encoded by the coding sequence ATGAAAGACCTGAATTTTGCCCTGATCGGGGTGGCTGGATATGTGGCACCCCGGCATTTACGGGCCATTAAGGATACCGAAAATCGATTGATTGCGGCGCTCGACCCCAATGATTCGGTGGGCGTGATGGATGCCTATTTTCCTGACGCGGCTTTTCTTGTGGAATTTGAACGCTTCGATCGGCACCTGGAGAAACTCCGCCAAAATGGGCAAAAACTTCACTACGTAAGCATCTGCTCGCCCAATTACCTGCACGATGCACACATCCGCTTTGGGCTGCGCCAACGGGCAGACGTCATTTGTGAAAAACCCCTGGTGCTCAATCCCTGGAATGCGGAGGCTTTGCAGCGCAACGAAGTGGAGACGGGGCAACGGGTGTACACTATTCTGCAATTGCGTTTACACCCGGTTATTCAGGCTTTAAAAACCCGGATGGCTCAGCAAGCTGTACAAAAACACGAGGTTGACCTGAGTTACATCACTGCGCGGGGCAACTGGTACTACGCCAGTTGGAAGGGCGAAATGCCAAAATCAGGGGGGATTGCAACCAATATCGGCATCCATTTTTTTGACATGTTGATCTGGATTTTCGGGGCGGTGCAAAAAAGTGAAGTACACTTGCACCGTCATGATCGGGCCGCAGGGTATCTGGAATTGGAGCGCGCGCGGGTGCGCTGGTTTTTGAGCATCGATGAAAAAACCCTCCCTCAAGCCGTACGCGAAAAAGGTGGTCGTACCTTTCGGTCCATACGCATCGATGGCGAGGAATTGGAGTTTAGTGAGGGCTTCACCGATCTGCACACCGAGAGCTATCGGGAGATTTTGGCGGGGCGAGGCTTTGGCTTGGATGATGCTGCGCCTTCGATTGCGTTGGTACACAGCATTCGGGAGGCGGAGGTATTGGGATTGAAAGGGGAATACCACCCCTTGGCGGCGTTGCCGCAGGGGAGGCATCCGTTTAAGTGA
- a CDS encoding nuclear transport factor 2 family protein has translation MKFFPLVLMFSAFCTLGQAQTDERAAVIACIQQMFDGMRVNDSVRIKAIMHPDAHLQTTLIDREGKPQLRSESISRFITSVGKPSAKMLDERIWSYDVRIDQNLATAWTEYTFFLGDQMSHCGVNAFQLMKTNEGWKIIHITDTRRKDNCITATPDHQKEIASFIEAWHRAAATADEEKFFGAMSSDGVFLGTDATERWLTDAMRKDLQKAFEKDVAWDFKAKNRNVAVSADGRYAWWDEVLDTWMGPCRGSGVLEKSGLNWKIKQYNLALLVPNDKIQEVMKVIK, from the coding sequence ATGAAATTTTTTCCACTTGTATTGATGTTCAGTGCATTCTGCACCCTGGGCCAGGCCCAAACGGATGAACGTGCGGCCGTGATTGCCTGCATTCAACAAATGTTCGATGGCATGCGGGTCAATGACAGTGTGCGCATCAAAGCCATCATGCACCCCGATGCCCATTTGCAAACGACCCTCATCGATCGGGAAGGCAAGCCCCAACTTCGGTCAGAGTCCATCAGCCGTTTTATCACCTCAGTGGGCAAACCGTCTGCAAAAATGCTCGATGAACGCATCTGGAGTTACGATGTGCGCATCGATCAAAACCTGGCTACAGCTTGGACCGAGTATACTTTTTTCTTGGGCGACCAAATGAGCCACTGTGGAGTCAATGCTTTCCAGCTGATGAAAACCAACGAGGGTTGGAAAATCATCCACATCACCGATACACGTCGCAAGGACAATTGCATCACGGCTACCCCCGATCACCAGAAGGAAATTGCCAGCTTCATCGAGGCCTGGCACCGCGCTGCGGCTACCGCAGATGAGGAGAAATTCTTTGGCGCCATGAGTAGTGATGGCGTATTCCTAGGCACCGATGCTACCGAACGTTGGCTCACCGATGCCATGCGCAAAGACTTACAAAAGGCTTTTGAAAAAGACGTGGCCTGGGATTTTAAAGCCAAAAACCGCAACGTTGCCGTATCCGCCGATGGTCGTTATGCCTGGTGGGACGAAGTGCTGGATACCTGGATGGGCCCATGCCGAGGCTCTGGTGTACTGGAAAAAAGTGGACTGAATTGGAAAATCAAGCAGTACAATTTGGCACTGTTGGTGCCGAATGATAAGATTCAAGAGGTGATGAAAGTGATCAAGTAG
- the radC gene encoding RadC family protein — MYHDPKERISIKGWAEEDRPREKLLLKGKKQLTDAELLAIILGSGNRDESALGLAQRILHAYDADLNELGRCSVKELSERFNGVGEAKAISIIAALELGHRRQLLPLQKRPLISSSKDAYLALAPLVLDLSTEEFWILLLNQANRMVGREKISAGGFSSTVVDARVIFKKALEYNAASIVLCHNHPSGNLRPSQADLDLTQSLRKAGLQLDILVQDHLIVSEAGYLSFADEGIF, encoded by the coding sequence ATGTACCACGATCCAAAGGAAAGAATAAGCATTAAAGGCTGGGCCGAGGAGGATCGCCCACGCGAGAAACTGCTACTCAAAGGAAAAAAACAATTGACGGATGCCGAGTTATTGGCCATCATTCTGGGTTCTGGCAACCGGGATGAGTCTGCTTTGGGTTTGGCTCAACGGATTTTGCATGCCTACGACGCTGATTTGAATGAACTGGGCCGCTGCAGCGTCAAAGAACTCAGCGAGCGCTTCAATGGCGTGGGGGAGGCTAAGGCCATTTCCATCATTGCGGCGCTGGAGTTGGGGCATCGTCGACAATTGCTGCCCTTACAAAAACGCCCCCTGATCAGCAGCAGTAAGGACGCGTATTTGGCGCTGGCACCATTGGTGCTCGATTTAAGTACCGAGGAATTCTGGATTCTTCTACTCAATCAGGCCAACCGCATGGTTGGACGGGAAAAAATCAGCGCTGGAGGCTTTTCCAGCACTGTGGTAGACGCCCGGGTGATCTTTAAGAAGGCGTTGGAATACAATGCGGCCAGTATTGTGCTTTGCCACAATCACCCTTCGGGGAATTTGCGCCCCAGCCAGGCCGATCTCGACCTCACGCAAAGCTTGCGCAAGGCGGGCTTGCAACTGGATATCCTGGTGCAGGACCACCTGATTGTGAGCGAGGCCGGGTATCTCAGTTTTGCAGATGAAGGGATCTTTTGA